Genomic segment of bacterium:
GATGTCCTCGATGCTCTTGCCGTTCCTGACAACGTTGCCGAGCTTTAGCTCCTTCACACCGCTTGCAGCTGTGCAAGGAAACACATCACCCTTGGAGTTGATGTGAACCCGGTTCAGACCAGACATGCATTCATCGTGGCCCGACAAGACCTCTAGTCCTGGCATGCTGAGTCTCGTGCAGTACCCGGCCTCCACCCGAATCCCCAGGCGATCCCGAACCGCAAGTAAGTCTTGTTCGAATTGGCGAAGCTCTTCCGGCAAGGGCGTGGTCTCTCCGTAGATCGGCCTCGCCCTGCCCGACGGAGCCAGCGCCATCGCACGGACCCGCTTCGCGCCCAGTCCATGTAGCCGCTCAGCTAGGCCTCTGAAGCCCGGGCACGTTCCGTAGGTCGGGATGAAGTAGCAGGTCAGGGGAAGGCCCGCCGAGGTGCAAATCGCAGCGCCTCTGAGCGACCTGTCAAAGGAGCCTTTCGTCTTGGTCATCGAATCGTGGGTCTCCGCATCGCCTCCTAGAAAGGTGATGCTCACGGATTCGAAAAGAGACAATACGCCTCCCGGCTTACAGTGCTCCTCGGCCACGAGAGTACCGTTCGTGTGCATGTGGACCGGCGTGCCAAGGTCGTCGGCACAGAATCTGGCGATTGCCTCAAGCTTCGGAACATCCTCAAGCGGCTCGCCGCCAGTCAAGCCAACCTTCCGCAGTCCCAGAACCGTGGCATCTCTGAGGACAGCACTAATCTCCGCGACGCTCAATTCGTTCGTCTGCCGCCCCTTGGCCGCGCGCGCAGAGCAATGTCTGCAGGCTAAGTTGCACCTGTGGTTCACTTCGATGTCGATATGTTCTAGGCTGTAGCTCGACACATCTTGCGCTCTGGGCTATTGCACGGGCCCGGAATCATCTGGCCCTTTCTTCGGCGATCTTCTGTGACGTATTCTACCACTTAAGCAGAGACCGACTCCCCGAACGAAGCGGCCGACAGCGTGGAGAATGTGCCCGGGCGGACGAGTCCCTGAATCCCTCGAGGGAAGGAGCAGACGGGGTACAAGAACCATGATCGCGAGGATGGTCAACCCGAAGATCACGATGCTCCACACAATCAGCTTCTCGACACCTGCATCACTTGTAGTCTGCAGCTTGATAATCAGTGCAATGAGACCGACAACGAGGGACAGTGATCCAACCATTCGCAAGACGAGAGTAACCACGCTCGGGTAGACGGAACGCCCTACTACCCCTTCGATCTCGCTTCGTATCGTATCGCTAACGGACGCCTTCACCATGGCGGGGATGCCTGAAATGAGGTCGAACGGCTTACCATGCTCCTCGGCCGCACGTCGCAGGCGATCAGCGGTAACAGTTTCACTGTCAAGGGAAGACAGATCGACCGGCGTCCCCTTGGGCTTTCCCTTGGTGATATCGCCAAGGTCATCCATGCCAAGGCCATACATCCCGACGATCCGGGCATCCCCCTTTGTGGCCGTCAGCCATTTGCCTCTGGCGTCCGTGACTGCTCGTTTCCAGAGCCGGCTGGAGTCCAGCCCCAATAGCTCGCGGTAGTCAG
This window contains:
- a CDS encoding radical SAM protein, producing MSSYSLEHIDIEVNHRCNLACRHCSARAAKGRQTNELSVAEISAVLRDATVLGLRKVGLTGGEPLEDVPKLEAIARFCADDLGTPVHMHTNGTLVAEEHCKPGGVLSLFESVSITFLGGDAETHDSMTKTKGSFDRSLRGAAICTSAGLPLTCYFIPTYGTCPGFRGLAERLHGLGAKRVRAMALAPSGRARPIYGETTPLPEELRQFEQDLLAVRDRLGIRVEAGYCTRLSMPGLEVLSGHDECMSGLNRVHINSKGDVFPCTAASGVKELKLGNVVRNGKSIEDI